AGCCAGCACCCACCATGCCAAAACCTAACACAACCTCTACGGCCAAGCCAGCACCCACCACGCCAAAACCCACAACCTCTACGGCCAAGCCAGCACCCACCACGCCAAAACCCACAACCTCTACAGCCAAGTCAGCACCCACCACACCAAAACCCACAACCTCTACAGCCAAGCCAGCACCCACCACGCCAAAACCCATCACAACCACCACTACGGCTAAGCCATCACCCATCATGCCACAACCCACCACAACCACCACGACAGCCAAGTCAGCACCCACCACACCAAAACCCACCACAAACACCACTACAGCTAAGCCAGCACCCCCCACCATGCCACAACCCACCACAACCACTACTATGGCTAAGCCAGCACCCACCGCAACTACCGCTCTGGCCAAGGCAGCACCCACAACATCTAAACCCACAATGACTGCAGCCAAGACAGTACCCACCACACCAAGGCCCACCACCACTATGGCTAAGCCAGCACCCACCACGCCAAAACCCACCACAAACACCACTACAGCTAAGCCAGCACCCACTACCATGCCACAACCCACCACAACCACCACTACAGCCAAGTCAGCACCCACTACCATGCCACAACCCACCACAACCACCACTACAGCCAAGTCAGCACCAACCATGCTACAACCCACCACAACTGTCACTATGGCCAAGGCAGCACCCACCACGTCAAAACCCACAATGACTACAGCCAAGACAGTACCCACCATGCCAAGACCCACCACTGCTATGGCTAAGCCAGCACCCACCACGCCAAAACCCCCCACAAACACTACTATGGTTAAGCCAGCACCCAACACCATGCCACAACCCATCACAACCACCACTGCGGCTAAGCCAGCACCAACCATGCCACAACCCACCACAACTACCACAATGACCAAGACAGCACCCACCATGTCAAAACCAACAACCACTACAGCCAAGTCAGCACCCACCATGCCAAAACCCACCACAAACACCACTACGGCTAAGCCAGCACCTGCCACCACACCACAACCCATCACAACCACCACTGTGGCTAAGCCATCACCAACCACACCACAACCCACCACAACTATCACTATGGCTAAGTCAGCACCTACCATGCCAAAACCCACCACCACTATGGCCAAGCCAGCACCCACCACAACTATGGCCAAGACAAAACCTTCTACAGCCAAGCCAGCAACCACCTCACCAACATTTACCACCATTTTAACCAAGCCAACACACACTTATACGACTTCAACAAAGCCAAATCTCACCACCTCAACAGCAAAGATGATAACAAAACCTACCACAACCACAAAGCCAGAAcacactgaaacagaaagacCCAATCCAACTGAGGCAACTGGGCTCATGCTTTCCTTTGAGCCCACATTAGACGTggattataaaatattttcagatgtagAGTTAGACACTGGAGAGCCCATTGGCTTAACTACAGAGGATCCTACCTTATTAGAAAGTATTGGCACAGCCTTCAGCCCCAAATCAATCCCAGAAACAAATAAAGGTGTGAAagaggatgggggagagaaatcattcttcttttccagtCCACCTCCATCCTTCAGCAAAGTTATTCCAGAGATCAAGTTAGGTTTCAATAAAACTGAGCGCATAACCTCCTCAAAGTCAGTGGTCTTCAGTCCTGAAGAACCCACCTTCTTGCGTTTAACATCGTCTTCCAAAGAAAAGGGTCAGAGCCCTGCTTTCCAGTCCTCCCTCTCAGGTAAGGTAATTGTGGAGTCGGTCCTGGCATGGACATGTAGATGTTGAATGATCCCCAAGCAGCATGGGGCATGGTTTGGGAGGAACTAGTATCAGACTGGTCCTCTGGATCCTCATTTCATGTGTGGCACCAACCCTTTTCCTCACTCTTTCCCCTAACACTGAAAGGGGCAGATTGGATGTCTGGTTCATGAAGCATGATTTTGTTTACTCACTAACACCCACCACCTGTGCCGTGCCTTTGCTGGATCTGTGCACTGCTGTCCCTTGCACCTTGGGGTGTCTTGGTGCACATCACTGAAGGACCTGCATGAATTGGAGTTTCTCTTTTGCTCAGATCTTTCCCTCTAACTCCtggttttctgttgttctgcCAGCAGATACTCTGGCCATTGAAGAACGGGAGACAAACTCAGACCAGAAAAGCATGGATCAACCCACAGCTGGAGCCCCCCGTACCTGCTGGGGCCTTTCACTCTTCCTACCCAGTGTCATCTTGATGGGCCTTCTGCTTTGAACAGTCTTTCTCAGCTGTCCCTGCACCAGTCACCAAGCCTTTCTTCAGCATTGGTTGTCCCACAACCCTGGTAGACTTGGGAGACACTGTGGACAGTTCAGGTTGACACACTCGCTTCTTACACTGACTGGCTCTGATGTACCAAGGGCAACTGTCCATCCCGTGTCCCTCAGTCCCCTTCTGAGGAGACCCAAGGGCAGGAGGGTGTCTGCCATAACGCCGGTGAACTTGGACACCAatgcttctcctttcttcccagaaagCCTGGGCTTCTGGTCTCTTTCCAAACAGGAAATGATAAGGTGTCTCATCCCCCTGTGCAGCTGGCAGGTCCTGCCGCACTGTGTCTCTAGGGAAAGCAGAATGCCTTGGAAACCAGAACGGCAATGAGACATGGTTGTTGGCTTTGGTGTTTGTCTGTAGACAACACATGGTTGATGGGTTTGGTGTCTGCCTACCAGAAAGTGTTTCTAacaaaaatgctcttttctcctctcgATGTGCCTATTTGTCTCAATTTTGGGCTTAtcacctcttccttccttttccaaaagagtggcgttttttttttctacagaagaggatttatatttccttcctgcttctggTATAGCTATGGCCAGTACCTATATGtactcc
The Cygnus atratus isolate AKBS03 ecotype Queensland, Australia chromosome 24, CAtr_DNAZoo_HiC_assembly, whole genome shotgun sequence DNA segment above includes these coding regions:
- the PI16 gene encoding peptidase inhibitor 16 — encoded protein: MMLSTGFPPVFLLLTALELSWSLTDEEKTIILDGHNKYRSQVSPPAMDMLKMSWDTELEAFAQAYAEKCIWDHNKERGRRGENLFAMAPTLDLEFAVEDWNGEEKYYNLTTSMCVPGQMCGHYTQVVWASTHRIGCGAKFCEKIDGIETEDMYLLVCNYYPPGNVKGRKPYKEGPSCSQCPEGRVCVKSLCESTVEETTPISLTTKKSPSTTTTLEPTTTSPTMATAKSELTTIPPTQTQVPTTSMAKPKPTVPEPTVATGKPKPITLTTAMPKPNTTTTAKPAPTTPKPTTSTAKPAPTMPKPNTTSTAKPAPTTPKPTTSTAKPAPTTPKPTTSTAKSAPTTPKPTTSTAKPAPTTPKPITTTTTAKPSPIMPQPTTTTTTAKSAPTTPKPTTNTTTAKPAPPTMPQPTTTTTMAKPAPTATTALAKAAPTTSKPTMTAAKTVPTTPRPTTTMAKPAPTTPKPTTNTTTAKPAPTTMPQPTTTTTTAKSAPTTMPQPTTTTTTAKSAPTMLQPTTTVTMAKAAPTTSKPTMTTAKTVPTMPRPTTAMAKPAPTTPKPPTNTTMVKPAPNTMPQPITTTTAAKPAPTMPQPTTTTTMTKTAPTMSKPTTTTAKSAPTMPKPTTNTTTAKPAPATTPQPITTTTVAKPSPTTPQPTTTITMAKSAPTMPKPTTTMAKPAPTTTMAKTKPSTAKPATTSPTFTTILTKPTHTYTTSTKPNLTTSTAKMITKPTTTTKPEHTETERPNPTEATGLMLSFEPTLDVDYKIFSDVELDTGEPIGLTTEDPTLLESIGTAFSPKSIPETNKGVKEDGGEKSFFFSSPPPSFSKVIPEIKLGFNKTERITSSKSVVFSPEEPTFLRLTSSSKEKGQSPAFQSSLSDSQ